One window of Populus nigra chromosome 5, ddPopNigr1.1, whole genome shotgun sequence genomic DNA carries:
- the LOC133695020 gene encoding probable glucan 1,3-alpha-glucosidase, with translation MKPLNSLLLSLLFLSSQTVLSFKRDEFRNCNQTPFCKRARSRSRSPGGCTLTPHNIAISNGDLTATLLSKHEDQVRPLILSLSVYHDGILRLKIDEDYDHSDPPASKTRFQVPDVIIPEFESNKIWLQRLSTETLNDESSPSTVVYLSEGYDAVLRHDPFEIYVRDKQSGNQKLISLNSHQLFDFEQLRVKKEGEEDSETWEERFRGHTDTRPYGPQSISFDVSFYNAEFVSGIPERATSLALKPTRGPGVEKGLEPYRLFNLDVFEYLSESPFGLYGSIPLMISHGKEGRSAGFFWLNAAEMQIDVLGDGWDAESGIEWVKQKRIDTFWMSEAGIVDAFFFVGPGPKDIVRQYTSVTGRASMPQMFSIAYHQSRWNYRDEEDVENVDAKFDEHDIPYDVLWLDIDHTDGRRYFTWDSVLFPHPEEMQKKLAAKGRHMVTIVDPHIKRDNSFRLHKEATEKGYYVKDASGKDFDGWCWPGSSSYLDMVNPEIRSWWGDKFSYKNYVGSTPSLYIWNDMNEPSVFNGPEVSMPRDALHMGGIEHRELHNSYGYYFHMATSNGLLKRGGGNDRPFVLSRAFFPGSQRYGSVWTGDNTADWDHLRVSVPMILTLGLTGISFSGADVGGYFGNPGPELLVRWYQLGAFYPFFRGHAHQDTKRREPWLFGEKNKRLIREAIHVRYMLLPYFYTLFREANTTGLPVMRPLWMEFPSDEATFSNDEAFMVGSSLLVQGIYTEGAKYASVYLPGKELWYDIRTGDAYKGGKTHKLEAAESVPAFQRAGTIIPRKDRLRRSSTQMVNDPYTLVIAVNSSQAAEGELYMDDGKSFEFLQGAYIHRRFVFANGKLTSINLAPSSSSKSQFSSKSMIERIILLGYAPGPKNAQIEPANQKVEVELGQLMLEGRYGSSVVTIRKPAVQVSDDWTIRLL, from the exons ATGAAACCCCTTAATTCCCTCCTCCTCTCCCTCCTCTTTCTCTCCTCCCAAACAGTCCTTTCTTTCAAACGAGACGAGTTCCGCAACTGCAACCAAACTCCCTTCTGCAAACGCGCCCGCTCCCGCTCCCGCTCCCCCGGCGGGTGCACTTTAACCCCTCACAACATCGCCATCTCCAACGGCGACCTCACCGCCACTCTCCTCTCTAAACATGAAGACCAAGTCCGACCCTTGATCCTCTCCCTCTCGGTCTACCATGACGGAATCCTCCGTCTGAAAATCGACGAAGATTATGACCACTCCGACCCACCCGCTTCTAAAACACGGTTTCAGGTTCCTGACGTCATCATCCCAGAGTTCGAGTCTAACAAAATCTGGCTCCAACGACTCTCAACGGAAACTCTTAACGACGAATCCTCTCCGTCAACGGTTGTTTACTTATCGGAAGGTTACGACGCTGTACTCCGTCACGATCCTTTCGAGATTTACGTTCGCGATAAGCAATCGGGTAACCAGAAGTTAATTTCGTTGAATTCTCATCAACTATTCGATTTCGAGCAATTAAGAgtgaaaaaagaaggagaagaagatagTGAGACTTGGGAAGAGAGATTTAGGGGTCATACCGACACGAGGCCGTATGGTCCGCAGTCGATTAGCTTTGATGTGTCGTTTTATAATGCTGAATTTGTTTCTGGGATTCCGGAACGCGCCACGAGTTTGGCATTGAAGCCGACTAGAGGGCCAGGAGTGGAGAAGGGTTTGGAGCCGTATAGGTTGTTTAATTTGGATGTGTTTGAGTATTTGAGTGAGTCTCCATTTGGATTGTATGGGTCGATTCCGTTGATGATTTCGCATGGGAAAGAAGGGAGGAGCGCggggtttttttggttgaatgCTGCGGAAATGCAGATTGATGTGTTGGGAGATGGGTGGGATGCGGAGTCTGGGATTGAGTGGGTGAAGCAGAAGAGGATTGATACGTTTTGGATGAGTGAGGCGGGGATTGTTGATGCGTTTTTCTTTGTTGGTCCGGGTCCGAAAGATATCGTGAGGCAGTATACGAGTGTGACGGGGAGAGCTTCGATGCCTCAGATGTTTTCGATTGCATATCATCAATCTAGGTGGAATTATAGAGATGAAGAGGATGTGGAGAATGTGGATGCCAAGTTTGATGAACATGATATTCCGTATGATGTTTTGTGGCTTGATATTGACCATACGGATGGTAGAAGGTATTTTACGTGGGATTCAGTGTTGTTTCCACACCCGGAGGAGATGCAAAAGAAGTTGGCGGCGAAAGGGAGGCATATGGTGACAATCGTGGATCCTCATATTAAGAGGGATAATTCGTTTAGGTTGCATAAGGAGGCTACCGAGAAAGGGTATTATGTGAAGGATGCTAGTGGGAAGGATTTTGATGGGTGGTGCTGGCCTGGTTCATCATCTTACTTGGATATGGTTAATCCTGAAATTAGGTCGTGGTGGGGTGATAAGTTCTCGTACAAGAATTATGTCGGTTCGACTCCTTCATTATATATTTGGAATGATATGAATGAGCCTTCTGTGTTCAATGGTCCTGAG GTGTCAATGCCAAGAGATGCTTTACACATGGGAGGCATAGAACACAGGGAGTTGCATAATTCCTACGGCTACTACTTCCACATGGCAACATCTAATGGTCTTCTAAAGCGTGGGGGTGGGAATGACAGGCCTTTTGTTTTGTCAAGAGCCTTCTTCCCTGGAAGTCAAAGATACGGATCTGTCTGGACAGGAGATAACACTGCAGATTGGGATCACCTAAGGGTTTCGGTCCCAATGATTTTGACTCTCGGTCTCACTGGAATTTCATTCTCTG GTGCGGATGTTGGTGGGTACTTTGGCAACCCAGGGCCCGAGTTATTAGTTCGCTGGTATCAACTTGGTGCTTTCTATCCTTTCTTCAGGGGCCATGCCCATCAGGACACCAAGAGACGAGAACCTTGGTTATTTGG agagaaaaataaacgaCTAATAAGAGAGGCCATACATGTTCGTTACATGTTGCTCCCTTACTTCTACACATTATTTAGAGAGGCAAACACGACTGGTCTTCCTGTTATGCGCCCCTTGTGGATGGAGTTTCCTTCTGATGAAGCTACTTTTAGCAATGATGAGGCTTTCATGGTTGGAAGTAGCCTCCTGGTGCAAGGAATCTACACCGAG GGGGCAAAATATGCATCTGTTTACCTGCCAGGGAAAGAATTATGGTATGACATTAGAACTGGAGATGCATACAAGGGAGGTAAAACGCATAAGCTGGAGGCTGCAGAGAGTGTTCCTGCTTTCCAAAGGGCTGGAACTATTATTCCCAGGAAAGACCGGCTTCGTCGAAGCTCAACACAGATGGTGAACGATCCTTATACTTTG GTGATAGCTGTAAACAGTTCTCAAGCGGCTGAAGGTGAACTCTACATGGATGACGGTAAAAGCTTTGAGTTTTTGCAAGGGGCTTACATCCATCGCCGCTTTGTCTTTGCAAATGGAAAGCTTACATCCATAAATCTAGCCCCCTCCAGCAGTAGCAAATCCCAATTTTCTTCAAAGAGCATGATCGAAAGGATTATACTGCTAGGTTACGCTCCTGGACCAAAGAATGCTCAAATTGAACCGGCAAATCAGAAGGTTGAAGTTGAACTTGGGCAACTTATGCTTGAAGGAAGATATGGATCTTCTGTTGTAACCATCCGCAAACCCGCTGTCCAAGTTTCTGATGACTGGACAATAAGATTGCTGTAA
- the LOC133693894 gene encoding lipase-like PAD4, with amino-acid sequence MDTETSSFETSEMLATFLASTPLLPESWRLCNLANANSPQGFVAEQIGSIGYVAFSGIESVSGSDPSFKNLVPLPDVGNSMFHPLHRQTEGEEPVLVQGALLRIFENIYKDPGFQNQMQTLMQTSESIIFTGHSVGGATASLAALWLLSYLQSNFSNHSVLCITFGSPLLGNETLSRAILREKWSGKFCHVVSKYDIMPRMLFVPMDPIAPLMKPLLHFWHMYMNSPHFGLLAVPLSDDSMAQIFRHVLFHLGSLVEAGEEAVTGGMLRPFGNYFFCSEDGAICVDNAASVVKMMYLLLAVGSASSSISDHLKYGDYVGKISFQFLEKRSFMQGELPESSYEAGVVLALQSTGISCKEQIAGPAKDCLKVARRLGRTPNLNCANLAIKLSKINPYRAEIEWYKALCDRSDDQMGYYDSFKQRGASKRDFKVNLNRHKLAQFWDNVINLFESNQLPHDFHRQGKWVNASQSYKLLVEPLDIAEYYRTGMHRSKGHYIDHGRERRYRIFDRWWKERSVTGENYKRSKFASLTQDTCFWARVEEARDLLDALRSTSDPSHLALLWQKIDNFAIHANELVETKEVSIDVVAKNSSYSLWLKDYNELKSQMVQFRPLFLSFVNEEMVP; translated from the exons ATGGATACAGAAACTTCATC GTTTGAGACGAGTGAGATGCTGGCCACTTTCTTAGCTTCCACACCATTGCTACCCGAGTCATGGAGGCTCTGTAATCTTGCCAATGCAAATTCACCTCAGGGTTTTGTAGCAGAACAGATTGGAAGTATTGGGTATGTGGCCTTTTCTGGTATCGAATCGGTTTCAGGGTCAGACCCCAGTTTCAAGAATCTGGTTCCTTTGCCTGATGTTGGCAATAGCATGTTTCATCCACTGCATCGCCAAACTGAAGGGGAAGAGCCAGTCTTGGTGCAAGGTGCCTTGCTGAGGATCTTTGAGAATATTTATAAGGACCCAGGTTTTCAAAACCAG ATGCAAACACTAATGCAGACAAGCGAGTCAATTATCTTCACAGGCCATTCCGTAGGTGGAGCAACTGCCTCTCTTGCTGCTCTTTGGCTCCTCTCTTACCTTCAATCAAATTTCTCAAACCACTCGGTACTATGCATCACCTTTGGCTCTCCATTGCTAGGCAATGAGACCCTTTCTCGTGCCATTCTTCGCGAAAAATGGAGTGGCAAATTTTGCCATGTTGTATCGAAGTATGACATCATGCCAAGGATGCTCTTTGTTCCAATGGATCCCATTGCTCCACTCATGAAACCCCTGCTACATTTTTGGCACATGTATATGAATTCTCCGCATTTTGGATTGCTTGCTGTACCGTTAAGTGATGACAGCATGGCTCAAATTTTCCGGCATGTATTATTTCACTTGGGAAGCTTAGTAGAAGCTGGAGAAGAGGCAGTGACTGGTGGAATGTTGAGGCCATTTGGGAACTATTTTTTCTGTTCGGAAGATGGAGCAATTTGCGTGGACAATGCAGCATCTGTTGTTAAAATGATGTATTTGTTGTTGGCGGTGGGGTCGGCTAGCTCTAGCATTTCGGATCATCTCAAGTATGGTGATTACGTAGGGAAAATCTCCTTCCAATTTCTGGAGAAGAGGAGTTTCATGCAAGGAGAGCTTCCTGAATCAAGCTATGAAGCAGGTGTTGTATTGGCTTTGCAGTCCACAGGAATATCTTGCAAG GAACAAATTGCAGGGCCAGCCAAAGATTGCCTAAAGGTTGCTAGGCGATTGGGGCGCACACCAAACCTCAACTGTGCCAATCTGGCAATTAAACTGTCCAAAATCAATCCTTATAGGGCTGAAATAGAGTGGTATAAAGCATTGTGCGACCGGTCTGATGATCAGATGGGTTACTACGACTCCTTTAAACAAAGGGGAGCCTCGAAAAGGGACTTCAAAGTCAACTTGAACCGGCACAAGCTGGCTCAGTTTTGGGATAACGTAATAAACTTGTTTGAAAGCAATCAACTCCCCCATGATTTTCACAGACAAGGAAAATGGGTCAATGCTTCCCAGTCCTATAAGCTCCTTGTGGAGCCATTGGATATTGCTGAGTATTATCGAACAGGCATGCATCGTAGCAAGGGGCATTACATTGACCATGGAAGGGAGAGGAGATATCGTATTTTTGATAGGTGGTGGAAAGAGAGAAGTGTTACAGGGGAAAATTATAAACGGAGCAAGTTTGCAAGTTTGACCCAAGACACATGCTTCTGGGCAAGAGTGGAGGAAGCCAGGGATTTGTTAGATGCTCTTAGAAGCACTAGTGATCCGAGTCATTTGGCTTTGCTTTGGCAGAAGATAGATAATTTTGCGATCCATGCAAACGAGTTGGTTGAAACTAAGGAGGTGTCTATAGATGTAGTGGCTAAGAATTCAAGCTATTCTTTGTGGCTAAAAGATTATAATGAATTGAAATCACAAATGGTGCAATTCCGCCCCttgtttttgagttttgtgAATGAGGAAATGGTTCCATAG
- the LOC133694023 gene encoding amino acid permease 4, translating into MQMGENAASKNYHNNHHLHNHHQVFDVSVDVLPQNGSKCFDDDGRLKRTGTLWTASSHIITAVIGSGVLSLAWAIAQLGWIAGPAVMFLFSLVTYYTSSLLTDCYRTGDPDTGKRNYTYMDAVQSILGGVKVNLCGLVQYIGLFGIAIGYTIASSISMMAIKRSNCFHQSGGQNPCHISSNPYMIMFGITEILLSQIPDFDQLWWLSIVAAVMSFTYSTIGLGLGIGKVAANGTFKGSLTGISIGTVTETEKIWRSFQALGAIAFAYSYSVILIEIQDTIKSPPAESKTMKKAAKISIVVTTTFYMLCGCMGYAAFGDQAPGNLLTGFGFYNPYWLIDIANVAIVIHLIGAYQVFCQPLFAFIEKWANKKWPENYFITKEFKIPVPGFRPYKLNLFRLVWRTIFVLLTTVISMLLPFFNDVVGILGALGFWPLTVYFPVEMYIVQKKIPKWSTRWICLQMLSMACLVISLVAVAGSIAGVVLDLKVYKPFKTSY; encoded by the exons ATGCAG ATGGGTGAGAATGCTGCCTCAAAGAACTACCACAACAACCACCACCTCCACAACCATCACCAAGTCTTTGACGTCTCCGTTGATGTACTCCCTCAAAATGGTTCCAAGTGCTTTGATGATGATGGCCGCCTTAAAAGAACTG GTACTCTATGGACCGCTAGCTCCCACATAATAACAGCAGTGATAGGATCAGGAGTTCTTTCCTTGGCATGGGCTATAGCTCAACTAGGATGGATTGCTGGTCCTGCTGTGATGTTCTTGTTCTCATTGGTTACATACTATACCTCATCTCTACTCACTGACTGTTACCGGACTGGCGATCCTGATACAGGAAAAAGAAACTATACATACATGGACGCTGTTCAATCCATTCTTg GAGGAGTAAAAGTCAATTTGTGTGGCCTTGTTCAGTACATTGGCCTATTTGGTATTGCCATTGGTTACACCATTGCATCATCCATTAGCATGAT GGCAATTAAAAGGTCAAACTGTTTCCATCAAAGCGGTGGACAGAACCCATGTCACATCTCGAGCAACCCATACATGATCATGTTTGGTATAACAGAAATTCTACTTTCTCAGATTCCAGACTTTGATCAGCTATGGTGGCTCTCTATCGTTGCCGCGGTCATGTCTTTTACTTACTCTACCATTGGTCTTGGCCTTGGCATTGGCAAAGTTGCTG CTAATGGAACTTTTAAGGGTAGTCTAACTGGGATAAGCATTGGAACCGTAACCGAAACTGAAAAGATATGGAGGAGTTTCCAAGCACTTGGGGCCATAGCCTTTGCATATTCATATTCTGTCATTCTTATAGAAATTCAA GACACAATTAAATCTCCACCAGCAGAATCAAAGACAATGAAGAAAGCTGCCAAGATAAGCATCGTAGTGACAACAACTTTCTATATGCTTTGTGGTTGCATGGGATATGCAGCTTTTGGAGACCAAGCTCCTGGAAATCTCCTCACTGGCTTTGGTTTCTATAACCCATATTGGCTTATTGATATTGCCAACGTTGCCATAGTAATCCACCTGATTGGAGCATATCAAGtgttttgccaacctctctttGCTTTCATCGAGAAATGGGCAAACAAAAAATGGCCTGAAAATTACTTCATCACCAAGGAATTCAAAATCCCAGTCCCAGGTTTTAGGCCATACAAGCTGAATCTATTTAGATTGGTTTGGAGAACAATATTTGTGTTGTTAACCACTGTTATATCAATGTTGCTCCCATTCTTTAATGATGTTGTGGGAATTCTCGGTGCACTTGGTTTTTGGCCCTTGACAGTCTATTTTCCAGTGGAGATGTACATTGTACAAAAGAAGATACCAAAATGGAGCACAAGATGGATTTGTCTCCAGATGCTGAGCATGGCTTGCCTTGTGATTTCACTCGTGGCTGTTGCAGGCTCAATTGCTGGTGTTGTGCTTGACCTTAAGGTTTACAAGCCGTTCAAGACAAGCTATTAA